Proteins found in one Longimicrobium sp. genomic segment:
- a CDS encoding ATP-dependent DNA ligase, translating into MNLPIATDFPVAESEQWDALPTGDEWQYEPKWDGFRCLAFRDGDEVELRSKAGKPLGRYFPDVVDALRGLNASRFVLDGEIVVPVGDALSFEELQLRLHPAASRVNKLAAAHPAIMVGFDLLLGARGGPVTDRPLRERREKLEAFAGQFFGGAVRLSPASCSETQARAWLEQGERGLDGVMAKRLDLPYLSGERTGMVKIKNVRTVDCVVGGFRYAQKEPIVGSLLLGLFDEQGLLNHVGFCSAMSREEREALTPRLEALRGPPGFTGSAPGGPSRWTRMNERSTEWESLAHELVVEVGYDHMSGGRFRHGTKFVRWRPDKAPEQCTYAQLGVAGRSSLRLLAG; encoded by the coding sequence GTGAACCTGCCCATCGCCACCGACTTTCCCGTTGCCGAGAGCGAGCAGTGGGACGCGCTGCCGACCGGCGACGAGTGGCAGTACGAACCCAAGTGGGACGGCTTCCGCTGCCTCGCCTTTCGCGACGGGGATGAGGTGGAGCTCCGCTCCAAGGCCGGCAAGCCGCTGGGCCGCTACTTTCCCGACGTGGTCGACGCCCTCCGCGGGCTGAACGCCAGCCGCTTCGTGCTGGACGGCGAGATCGTCGTGCCCGTGGGCGACGCGCTTTCGTTCGAGGAGCTTCAGCTGCGCCTGCACCCCGCGGCGAGCCGCGTGAACAAGCTGGCGGCGGCGCATCCCGCGATCATGGTGGGCTTCGACCTGCTGCTGGGCGCCCGCGGCGGCCCGGTGACGGACCGCCCCCTCCGCGAGCGGCGGGAAAAGCTGGAGGCGTTCGCCGGGCAGTTCTTCGGCGGGGCCGTACGCCTGTCGCCCGCCAGCTGCAGCGAAACGCAGGCGCGCGCGTGGCTGGAGCAGGGCGAGCGGGGGCTGGACGGGGTGATGGCGAAGCGGCTGGACCTGCCCTACCTCTCCGGCGAGCGCACGGGGATGGTGAAGATCAAGAACGTCCGCACGGTGGACTGCGTCGTGGGCGGGTTTCGCTACGCGCAGAAGGAGCCGATCGTCGGGTCGCTGCTGCTGGGCCTGTTCGACGAGCAGGGGCTGCTGAACCACGTGGGGTTCTGCTCGGCGATGAGCCGCGAGGAGCGCGAGGCGCTGACGCCGCGGCTGGAGGCGCTGCGCGGGCCGCCGGGATTCACCGGCTCCGCGCCCGGAGGGCCCAGCCGGTGGACGCGGATGAACGAGCGGTCCACGGAATGGGAATCGCTGGCGCACGAGTTGGTAGTGGAGGTGGGCTACGATCACATGAGCGGCGGCCGCTTTCGCCACGGGACCAAGTTCGTCCGCTGGCGCCCCGACAAGGCGCCGGAGCAGTGCACGTACGCGCAGCTGGGTGTGGCGGGCAGGTCGTCGCTGCGGCTGCTGGCTGGGTAG
- the ligD gene encoding non-homologous end-joining DNA ligase, translating into MTPRAAQPASPRARPKAAPRPRPVTTSVPDAEATPDIIPRKGKACEVRVGGRAVNLTNLHKPFWPELGITKGDLLRYYVAVSPYLLPHLVDRAMVMKRYPNGWNGKFFFMKRTPENAPSWLKTCSIEHASASVIDFPMVNNLASLLWLVNLGCIDLNPWYSRCDDTNRPDYLHFDLDPVPGADFAKVRQTALMVRDNLRKLGMTSYAKTTGSSGIHVYVPIVHGPTQKQVWSFAKEFARAMEKIDPALVTAEYRVAKRPHGRVLVDYNQNAWGRTLASVYSVRAKPGATVSMPVTWEEVEGGIELAAFDLRNAPARLAKVGDLWKPLTQKRGRFDLAGLL; encoded by the coding sequence ATGACGCCACGCGCCGCACAGCCCGCCTCCCCCCGCGCCAGGCCCAAGGCGGCCCCGCGGCCCAGGCCCGTCACCACCAGCGTTCCCGACGCCGAGGCCACGCCCGACATCATCCCCCGGAAGGGCAAGGCGTGCGAGGTGCGCGTCGGCGGGCGGGCGGTGAACCTCACCAACCTCCACAAGCCGTTCTGGCCCGAGCTGGGCATCACCAAGGGCGACCTGCTGCGCTACTACGTTGCCGTTTCGCCGTACCTGCTTCCACACCTGGTGGACCGCGCCATGGTGATGAAGCGGTATCCCAACGGGTGGAACGGCAAGTTCTTCTTCATGAAGCGCACGCCGGAGAACGCGCCGTCGTGGCTGAAGACCTGCTCCATCGAGCACGCGTCGGCCAGCGTCATCGACTTTCCGATGGTCAACAACCTGGCCTCGCTGCTGTGGCTGGTGAACCTGGGGTGCATCGACCTGAACCCCTGGTACTCCCGCTGCGACGACACGAATCGCCCGGATTACCTGCACTTCGACCTGGATCCCGTGCCCGGCGCCGACTTCGCCAAGGTGCGGCAGACGGCGCTGATGGTGCGCGACAACCTGCGGAAGCTGGGGATGACCTCGTACGCCAAGACGACGGGGTCCAGCGGCATCCACGTGTACGTGCCCATCGTCCATGGGCCCACGCAGAAGCAGGTGTGGAGCTTCGCCAAGGAGTTCGCGCGGGCGATGGAAAAGATCGATCCGGCGCTCGTGACCGCCGAATACCGTGTCGCCAAGCGGCCCCACGGGCGGGTACTGGTGGATTACAACCAGAACGCGTGGGGCCGCACGCTGGCCTCGGTCTACTCCGTTCGCGCCAAGCCGGGGGCCACGGTTTCCATGCCGGTGACGTGGGAGGAAGTGGAGGGTGGCATCGAGCTGGCGGCCTTCGACCTCCGGAACGCCCCGGCGCGCCTCGCAAAAGTGGGAGACCTGTGGAAGCCGCTGACGCAGAAGCGCGGGCGCTTCGACCTGGCGGGGCTGCTGTGA
- a CDS encoding type II toxin-antitoxin system RelE/ParE family toxin, with amino-acid sequence MIVSFKDHGTRDVFLSNDSRRARNTCPSILWLAARDRLDQIHAATRLPQLRMPPGNHLEALRGDRLGQFSIRINRQFRVCFRWVGGHAEDVEIVDYH; translated from the coding sequence ATGATCGTCTCATTCAAGGATCATGGCACACGCGATGTGTTCCTCAGCAACGACTCACGACGAGCAAGGAACACATGCCCGTCCATCCTGTGGCTGGCTGCGCGTGATCGGCTGGACCAGATCCACGCGGCCACGCGGCTCCCGCAATTGCGGATGCCACCCGGCAATCACCTCGAGGCATTACGCGGGGACAGGCTCGGACAGTTCAGCATCCGAATCAATCGGCAATTTCGCGTGTGTTTTCGCTGGGTCGGCGGACACGCGGAAGATGTGGAAATCGTGGACTATCACTGA
- a CDS encoding HigA family addiction module antitoxin has protein sequence MSITRAEHPDPLADSLSKHIAHMLPTHRTPTPPGEMLLRQFMEPSGLSQAELARRIGVSYPRVNELVNGKRSLTPDTALRLARLFGVSVEFWMTTQMLWDMWHVIYSPVAADIEKIEPMWPEVSEDDIPFEDEFVPAPEQSAAD, from the coding sequence ATGAGTATCACACGAGCGGAGCACCCGGATCCATTGGCGGACAGCCTCAGCAAGCACATTGCTCACATGCTCCCGACACACCGCACCCCGACTCCGCCGGGCGAGATGCTGTTGCGCCAGTTCATGGAGCCGAGTGGGCTTTCTCAGGCCGAGTTGGCCAGGCGCATCGGCGTCTCGTATCCGCGAGTGAACGAGCTGGTGAACGGAAAGCGGAGCCTCACGCCCGACACCGCCCTGCGGCTGGCGCGGCTCTTCGGCGTTAGTGTGGAGTTTTGGATGACTACGCAGATGCTGTGGGACATGTGGCACGTGATCTACTCGCCTGTGGCAGCTGACATCGAGAAGATCGAGCCGATGTGGCCAGAGGTGAGTGAGGACGATATCCCGTTCGAAGACGAGTTCGTCCCCGCGCCGGAGCAGTCCGCCGCGGATTGA